In Dunckerocampus dactyliophorus isolate RoL2022-P2 chromosome 14, RoL_Ddac_1.1, whole genome shotgun sequence, one DNA window encodes the following:
- the prorsd1 gene encoding prolyl-tRNA synthetase associated domain-containing protein 1 isoform X2 produces MMPHLQDVDGVVTKNLFLKDKKKKRLWLVSARHDCQVNLNDLAKKLGVGSGNLRFADEALMLEKLKVGQGCATALAVLFDKDQSVTLVLDRDLLEGGHHMVYFHPMTNAATMGLRPDDLLRFLKDAGHEPVLENFE; encoded by the exons ATGATGCCTCACCTTCAGGATGTGGACGGCGTGGTCACAAAGAACCTTTTCCtcaaagacaagaagaagaagcgttTGTGGTTGGTGTCCGCACGCCATGACTGCCAG GTCAACCTCAATGACCTCGCCAAGAAGCTGGGCGTTGGCAGTGGAAACCTGCGCTTTGCAGACGAGGCCCTCATGTTGGAGAAGctgaag GTGGGTCAGGGCTGTGCCACGGCTCTGGCTGTGCTCTTTGACAAGGACCAGAGCGTCACGTTGGTCCTGGACCGGGACCTGCTGGAAGGAGGACACCACATGGTCTACTTCCACCCCATGACCAACGCCGCCACCATGGGGCTGCGACCGGATGACCTGCTGCGCTTCCTCAAGGACGCGGGCCACGAGCCTGTCCTGGAAAACTTTGAGTAG
- the prorsd1 gene encoding prolyl-tRNA synthetase associated domain-containing protein 1 isoform X1 yields MSGELREELEKRLEALNIRTSCMDHPPVFTVEEMMPHLQDVDGVVTKNLFLKDKKKKRLWLVSARHDCQVNLNDLAKKLGVGSGNLRFADEALMLEKLKVGQGCATALAVLFDKDQSVTLVLDRDLLEGGHHMVYFHPMTNAATMGLRPDDLLRFLKDAGHEPVLENFE; encoded by the exons ATGTCCGGGGAGCTGCGGGAAGAACTGGAGAAACGTTTGGAGGCTTTAAACATCCGAACGAGCTGCATGGATCATCCACCG GTGTTCACAGTGGAGGAGATGATGCCTCACCTTCAGGATGTGGACGGCGTGGTCACAAAGAACCTTTTCCtcaaagacaagaagaagaagcgttTGTGGTTGGTGTCCGCACGCCATGACTGCCAG GTCAACCTCAATGACCTCGCCAAGAAGCTGGGCGTTGGCAGTGGAAACCTGCGCTTTGCAGACGAGGCCCTCATGTTGGAGAAGctgaag GTGGGTCAGGGCTGTGCCACGGCTCTGGCTGTGCTCTTTGACAAGGACCAGAGCGTCACGTTGGTCCTGGACCGGGACCTGCTGGAAGGAGGACACCACATGGTCTACTTCCACCCCATGACCAACGCCGCCACCATGGGGCTGCGACCGGATGACCTGCTGCGCTTCCTCAAGGACGCGGGCCACGAGCCTGTCCTGGAAAACTTTGAGTAG